One Mangrovimonas cancribranchiae DNA segment encodes these proteins:
- a CDS encoding ATPase translates to MGLENFDIIKSSGEKVRFSLDKLRASLKPTGADAHTINQILDKVGEELYQGISTKEIYNRAFALLKKEKSHFASKYKLKKAIYELGPTGFPFERFVSAILQYSGYKTQVGKIIQGQCVKHEIDIVAYKNNKTTIIECKFHSDRGLNCNVKIPLYINSRYQDVKSNWYKHAKKTTQLTKGWVVTNTRFTEDALQYGKCCGLQLMSWNYPKNDSLKDRIDRLGLYPITVSTLLTNREKQFLLSRDVVLCRELINDRFYLDHLGVSEGRKDKILNEIMQLCAV, encoded by the coding sequence ATGGGATTAGAAAATTTTGATATTATAAAATCATCAGGTGAAAAAGTTAGATTTTCATTAGATAAGTTACGGGCTTCACTAAAACCTACAGGAGCCGATGCGCATACTATAAACCAAATTTTAGACAAAGTAGGCGAGGAGTTATACCAAGGTATTTCAACAAAAGAAATTTATAATAGAGCATTTGCGCTCTTAAAAAAAGAGAAAAGTCATTTTGCATCTAAGTACAAATTAAAAAAAGCCATTTACGAGTTAGGACCAACAGGGTTTCCTTTTGAACGGTTTGTTAGTGCTATTTTACAATATTCTGGCTATAAAACTCAAGTTGGTAAAATAATACAAGGCCAATGTGTTAAACACGAAATAGATATTGTTGCTTACAAAAACAATAAAACAACTATTATAGAATGTAAATTCCATAGTGATCGTGGTTTAAACTGTAATGTTAAAATTCCTCTATATATAAACTCTCGTTATCAAGATGTAAAATCAAATTGGTATAAACATGCCAAAAAAACAACGCAGCTAACAAAAGGTTGGGTGGTAACCAACACACGATTTACAGAAGATGCGTTACAGTATGGCAAGTGTTGTGGGTTGCAATTAATGAGTTGGAATTATCCCAAAAACGATAGTTTAAAAGATAGGATAGATCGGTTAGGACTTTATCCAATAACCGTATCAACATTACTTACCAATAGAGAAAAGCAGTTTTTATTAAGTCGCGATGTGGTGCTTTGTAGAGAATTAATAAATGACAGGTTTTATTTAGATCATTTAGGTGTTTCTGAGGGAAGGAAAGACAAAATTTTAAATGAAATAATGCAACTATGCGCTGTTTAA